From one Takifugu rubripes chromosome 14, fTakRub1.2, whole genome shotgun sequence genomic stretch:
- the LOC101075608 gene encoding transmembrane protein 109-like isoform X1: MIFGASGRGGGAMARLFFTVTVAGLCLAVSWAGAQPQTEKAKPAEANPPVFTLGTLITGTYREIQRYAESAMGIGVIRSAVESAVLFLESLLGQENVYTMAMFLEMVIRFLAEGAASGLNVIAVYLTEILRVTGFNVAVTLPLFTPEGVTAIAQWGLLALFGYWVLTMLLHLVICVVKRVFWVVKTVLVLWLFGLIVTDKNANADTTAVRLWGLVLGCVLLNLLKSDSEKTCSMDNRLRNLEGRLKAVEKRKGE, translated from the exons ATGATTTTTGGTGCGTCTGGGCGCGGCGGAGGTGCCATGGCTCGGCTTTTCTTCACCGTGACTGTGGCGGGGCTCTGTTTGGCGGTGAGCTGGGCTGGTGCTCAACCACAAACCGAGAAGGCCAAGCCGGCAGAAGCGAACCCACCGGTGTTCACCCTGGGTACCCTGATCACCGGAACCTACCGGGAGATCCAGCGTTACGCGGAGTCGGCGATGGGAATCGGCGTCATCCGGTCAGCTGTTGAG AGTGCAGTGTTGTTTCTCGAGTCGTTGCTCGGTCAGGAGAACGTCTATACCATGGCCATG TTTTTGGAGATGGTGATCCGATTCCTGGCTGAGGGGGCTGCCAGTGGCCTCAACGTCATCGCTGTGTACCTCACAGAGATCCTCAGGGTCACCGGATTTAATG TTGCGGTGACATTACCTCTCTTCACTCCAGAGGGCGTCACCGCCATTGCCCAGTGGGGCCTCCTGGCTCTCTTTGGCTACTGGGTGCTGACGATGCTCCTTCATCTGGTGATCTGTGTGGTGAAGCGCGTGTTCTGGGTGGTGAAAACTGTCCTGGTTCTCTGGCTTTTCGGTCTGATCGTGACTGATAAGAACGCGAATGCGGACACCACGGCGGTTCGGCTATGGGGATTGGTGCTGGGGTGCGTTCTCTTGAATCTGCTCAAATCAGACTCTGAAAAGACTTGCTCAATGGACAACCGACTGAGGAACCTGGAGGGCCGTTTGAAAGCCgtggagaagaggaaaggagagtaG
- the LOC101075608 gene encoding transmembrane protein 109-like isoform X2, whose protein sequence is MIFGASGRGGGAMARLFFTVTVAGLCLAVSWAGAQPQTEKAKPAEANPPVFTLGTLITGTYREIQRYAESAMGIGVIRSAVEFLEMVIRFLAEGAASGLNVIAVYLTEILRVTGFNVAVTLPLFTPEGVTAIAQWGLLALFGYWVLTMLLHLVICVVKRVFWVVKTVLVLWLFGLIVTDKNANADTTAVRLWGLVLGCVLLNLLKSDSEKTCSMDNRLRNLEGRLKAVEKRKGE, encoded by the exons ATGATTTTTGGTGCGTCTGGGCGCGGCGGAGGTGCCATGGCTCGGCTTTTCTTCACCGTGACTGTGGCGGGGCTCTGTTTGGCGGTGAGCTGGGCTGGTGCTCAACCACAAACCGAGAAGGCCAAGCCGGCAGAAGCGAACCCACCGGTGTTCACCCTGGGTACCCTGATCACCGGAACCTACCGGGAGATCCAGCGTTACGCGGAGTCGGCGATGGGAATCGGCGTCATCCGGTCAGCTGTTGAG TTTTTGGAGATGGTGATCCGATTCCTGGCTGAGGGGGCTGCCAGTGGCCTCAACGTCATCGCTGTGTACCTCACAGAGATCCTCAGGGTCACCGGATTTAATG TTGCGGTGACATTACCTCTCTTCACTCCAGAGGGCGTCACCGCCATTGCCCAGTGGGGCCTCCTGGCTCTCTTTGGCTACTGGGTGCTGACGATGCTCCTTCATCTGGTGATCTGTGTGGTGAAGCGCGTGTTCTGGGTGGTGAAAACTGTCCTGGTTCTCTGGCTTTTCGGTCTGATCGTGACTGATAAGAACGCGAATGCGGACACCACGGCGGTTCGGCTATGGGGATTGGTGCTGGGGTGCGTTCTCTTGAATCTGCTCAAATCAGACTCTGAAAAGACTTGCTCAATGGACAACCGACTGAGGAACCTGGAGGGCCGTTTGAAAGCCgtggagaagaggaaaggagagtaG